The Coregonus clupeaformis isolate EN_2021a unplaced genomic scaffold, ASM2061545v1 scaf0033, whole genome shotgun sequence DNA window gcggttggaaccaaaaatctccaatttggactccagaccaaaggacaaatttccaccggtctaatgtccattgctcgtgtttcttggcccaagcagatctcttcttcttattgatgacctttagtagtggtttctttgcagcaattcgaccatgaaggcctgattcacacaatcccttctgaacagctgatgttgagatgtgtctgtgacttgaaccctgtgaagcatttatttgggctgcaatttctgaggctggtaactctaatgacttattctctgcagcagaggtaactctgggtcttcctttcctgtggcggtccttatgagatccagtttcatcatagcgcttcatggtttttgtgactgcacttgaagaaactttcaaagttatacgttttacacttttttggttactacatgattccatgtgtgttatttcatagttttgatgtcttcactattattccacaatgtaaaaaatggtaagaaaaataaataataacccttgaatgagtaggtgtgtccaaacctttgactggtagtgtatattagaCACATCACACGTGTGTcaaccaaaatatatatatatccaataCAAGAATAAAGAATGGGACAAGTAGACAAATTGTATATAAGTCAGTGCTTGTGTTTGTATTAGATTGTATGAATTTGAGAGGTTACATACAATACATTGGCAGAATGGCTTTACTCGTTACTGTTATTCATTATTCACTGTGTTTTTATTCCTCATGTCACTTTCTATTATTATTCATTTTGTACCTTTATCtttatctctgcattgttggaaaatgacccgtaagcatttcactgttagtctacacctgtagtTTATGAAGcacgtggcaaataaaatgtcattcaatttgatttgagagagagagggactgttgCTGTACTCCCAGGTAAGGCCCTTGCTTTCGATACCACTATAGGCCCCAGTATTCAGTCAGGCAGCTTGAAGAGGATGTGCGTTACCATCCAGGCCCATGTAACAGCATGCAGTGGCATGATAGTGAGATGACCATAAATGCATTATGTGCTTTTCATCACCAAAGCAATGTTAGCATGAACAATTGAACCCTTTTGTTAGTGTGATTGATATATGAAAATTAACATAGAATATTCAGTTCATAAGCATTAACTGTAATACCCCCAGGGTCCTGTGGTGAAACGACTGCTGTGCAAGGTATTGGGCAACAACTTTCTTCccgggcccatattcacaaagagTCTTCAGATTAGGAACagtgatctaggaccagctccCCCTTGTCAATTTAATCATATTCATTGTggtctaaaaggcaaaactgatcctaaatcagtacTACGCTGAGATGCTTCATGAAAACGGGCCCATCACCTGAAATGCAACACCAAAAACATTAATAAGAATTAGCTTAGTCAGTCAGTAACTTAACTAACTAATGAAACACTCATGTAAATGTGCACAAGCCTATTCAGCCAAATtgcagtgccttctgaaagtattcacaccccttgactttttacacattgtgttgtgttacagcctgaatttaaaatggattaaagtaagattttttttgtcactggccaatTCAAAATAATGTaatagtggaattatgtttttcaaaatgtttacaaattaacaaaaaattaaaagcttaaatgtcttgagtcaataagtatactGAACACAAcataacaatttcaaagatttagctgagttacagtacatataaggaattcagtcaattgaaataaataaattaggttcTAATCTATGGATGTTACATGACTGGGCCAGGGCTCAGCCATGAgtaggcctgggagggcataggctcacccacatgggaaccaggcccagccaatggggagccaggcccagccaatgagtatgagtttttccccacaaaatagttttattacagacagaaatactcctcagcacccctcccccctctcccctcagacgatcccgcaggtatagaagccggatgtgaaggtcctgggctggcgtggttacatgtgatctgtagttgtgagaccggttggacgtacgTACTGTCAAATGTTCTAAAATTACATTGGatatggcttatggtagagaaatgaacattgaattctctggcaacagctctggtggacattccttcagtcaTCATGACAATTGCACGCTGCCCCAAAATATCTGTGACatctatggcaagcctaaataagttcaggagtaaaacattgcttaagtcacataatacgttgaatggactcactctgtgtgcaataatagtgtttaacatgattttgaatttacctctgtaccccacacatacaattatctgtaaggtccctccgtcaagcagtgaatttcaaacagattcaaccacaaagaccagggaggttttccaatgcctcgcaaagaagggcacctattggtagatgggtaaaaaacaaacagacattgaatatccctttgagcataatAATagtaagccatttagcagacacttttatccaaagcgacttacagtcatgtgtgcatacatttttacgtatgggtggtcccggggatcgaagccactatcctggcgttacaagcgccatgctctaccaattgagctacagaggaccatggtgACGTTATTAACTACActtggatggtatatcaatacacccagtcactacaaagataaaggtgtccttcctaactcagttgctggagaggaaggaaaccgcacaGGGATTTCAATATGAGTCCAATGGTCACTTTAAaagagttacagagtttaatggctatgttaggagaaaactgaggatggatcaacaacattgtagctactccacaacactaaccattttgacagagtgaaaagaaggaagcctgtacataataaaaatattcctaaacatgcatcctgtttgaaacaaggcactaaagtaatactgaaaaaatttggcaaagcaattaacttttgtcctgaatacaaaggcttttttgcaccctaaaataaacattgtagaatcaCCCGCACAAGTGGACAGTTTTGGGATCATATATTTTTTGATGTCCCCACTATGttctcaccagactgttcccacaacctaatgaaacattctaggaacctttaaagaacagattaaatatgttctaggaacgttcttgcaacatcaggcgaatgttttatacaaacattcaaaaatcatcagcacgactggacagtttttgtgttgtGAGAATAtttgggaactttcacagaacaagTTTTGAAATGCTGGGccgtatatacatataaagtgggtaaaacagtatgttaacattattaatgtgaccagtgttcaatgactctatgtacatagggcagcagtactgggtggtagctggctagtgacggtgtctaaggttcagggcagggtactgagcGGAGGCCGGTTAACCATCAAGGGAATTGTTAACTCACCTACCATCAGTCAGAGACAAAATATGGGAAGTCGTGATGgcaaaaataaagaaatcatTTTAGATGTCTCTGAAGGAGACCTTAGTCTCTGAAGGAGGGTGGTTATCTGACATGAACGAGCAAGAATTGTCAAACTACGCAAGTAAGTGATTTGGAGTTTAGATATTAAAAGTATCAAATGCAATGCTAACTTTCTAGTGATAATAAAATGTTCCTTATTCCTTCAGGTCCAGCactgaggggaggagatggggagtgagAAATTACCACACCGTTTTCTTATTCATTGCATTTGGCTTGGAGGTAGGCTACAAATATAGATTCTGTATACAGTAAAAAATATTGTAGTCAAATGCAGTGGCAGTCTGTGCCGTTtatgaacatggccttatttctattacagcatattggatgactgtcattcacattccattcacccagctcaatgtaacatcgattggtttaggctactacatgatgctcaagttttccctgtacccatcatgaggttgataCAACCTAGCCTAGGAATTcatgtttacaacgtaggtgcacaggttgagagaattttgagtaatcaaggtgacagacagtgacacagtcaataccgctttgcacactcttgcctgcatttaGCTGATCTAGAGTATAATCATTAgttcaacagttgcaaatgagagtttctattggaccaattcaggtatgtttatccctgtttcgttccgtttgtgtccatttaagaaacgtttttcaacagaatcgccACAATGAATACAcacctgatcacacgcaaacacagttaacTTTCATACCAGCCATATACAAACAGTTCATTGTATATACaattccttctctatctacacactctcctcctttcaccttttccctttgtttgtggacttcagtgcacaacacatcagctgtctgtgaccaggtgaaaaaaactttccaagcctaaccttcatatcatgactcCTAAcctcacacagcctacatcgttgtcacgtcatagtcaacatagctgcTAGAAccaacgcgttagtaaacccgctacaatcatggactacagtgtacagtcagcagcaagcagttagcatttacaccggcgggccctggtggctttaaattaataaaaccaaaagcttaccttgacttggaagagttccagccttggatagccagctagctaacatagcatccctttctgtttgagccgggtgtttgagtaggctgaACTAACTAGCTGCATTCCATTCATTTACTCATATTCCTTGACTGTGTCCAACACCTCTGACTAACATTTCCCCCACTGCTATTTGAGTGATGGGAGTTGATGCCTCGTCATGGACTGCTGAGGTGCCCAGCTCAGTCTCCGGCCTATATGGCTCATGCATCGTGATTCCCTGCTCATTCAACTACCCAGAACCAAAGATAAAGCCCTTTGAACTCACTGGCATCTGGTTCAAAGGCGCTTATGAGGTTATATACCACCCAGACAGCTCCAGCGTCATCAAAGACTACAAGGGTCGTACAGAGCTGGTGGGAGACCTCCGGCAGAATAACTGCTCACTCAGAATCGACCCCCTCCATCACAGTGACAAAGGACCATTTACTTTCAGGCTTGAAATCAAAGATCATAGCAAAGCTTCATACAAAGATGACACAGTCTCCATTGCAGTGAGCAGTAAGTTTCCCGTGGAAAATTGACAAGGaagattttcaaatgtattaattaTAGTATCCTATTTAACCTAATGTTATCTTATTAGCTATAGCTTCTTGTTgattataattgtaatggtacaGAAAGGACAGACCCAAGAATAAGTGGAAGCACACTGCTATAACTGTTGTCATCTCTTAATTTCAGGCTCTCCAGACCCCCCCTCTCTGTCAGTGAGGGAGGAGGTGAAGGTGGGGGAGGAGGTATCTGCCTCCTGCTCTGTGTCTCACTCCTGCCCATCtgatccccctctcctcacctggAGCCACTCTGGAACACCCAGCATCCAATCACAGCAGCAGACCAACGGCCAGTGGGAAGTGACATCATCCCTGACTATTAGATCCACCATCGCTGATAACAACCAGTCTCTGGTCTGCACAGCAGCGTACAGGGGAGGGAAGACAGTGAGAAGCTCCAAGAcgctaaatgtaaaatgtaagtggtCCACACCTGTGTGTTAACAACACTGTTCGGAAGATTTTCACTTTCACTTCTGTGAAAACAGAATATTTCTGTGAATATGAGGAAAGTGAAACTAGAATTAAACTTACATGATAAGGAAACTAAAACTTTGTCCACTCTTAACCTTTGGAAATTAAAATATATTGAGGGCATGTGGTTGATCCACTGAATCTGTCCTAAGATGTTTATTACATAGTAATGGAATTCTTGCTAATTATGTTATTCATAGATGCCCCAGTGGACGTGAAGGTGGAGGGAGTGTCCAGTGTGAAGGAAGGAGACTCTGTAGAGCTGAGATGCTCCAGTGACAGTAACCCTGCTGTCCACAGCTACCGATGGCACAACAGCAGAGGGCCTCTGCCCACCACGGGACCTACCATCACACTGGAGAATGTGACCAGACTCACTGAAGCCCTCTACTGCACTGCCATCAACACAGAGGGACTAGGCCAATCCAGCCCACTGAAGCTCAGTGTAGAGTGTAAGTAGATCCAGAGTTAGTTGATTCATCCACATGTTGTCACTAAGGGGCATGTCATGTCTGTGTATATAATATTAAGACAATGCTCCTGAGGATGTAGTTAGCACTACATGTTCAGTTGAAACAACTGTTCATCATTCTCATCCCAGACCCCCCTGTGATCAAAGTGGGCTCTGCCTGCACTTCAGATAGCTCCATGATAACTTGTCTGTGCATTGTGGATTCGGAGCCCCCCGGCACTGTGGAGTGGTCTCTTCCAGCAGGACTCTTGCCCAGTACCAGGGTAGAGATGCATGGGTCAGTTACCATGGTGACCCTACAGAGGGCACTAGGCTTCTCAGAGACCGTCCACTGCAATGCCAGCAACACACAGGGCAATGCCACCTTGTCCTTCACTGTGCCCACAAATGGTAAGGGAAACAGTGGAGGGAAGTGTATcaataattaattattattatgcTATATTTATATCATAAGGAATAGTATGGGTACATTGAATAAATCATATTCATCTGTTTTTGGACAGATAAGATGTTCATGCTGTACGTTTCAATTGGTATTGCTGCATTAGTGGTGGTAGTAATACTAATTATCATGTCAGCTTGCCTGTCGACCAAGAAGGGGTAAGTTACACTTTTATTTCTTTTTGGAGGGAGTTATGTAGATTTTTGTTTCTTGATAgctgttttgttctgttttgATATCTTGGCATTTTTCTCATCAGTGGGAGGAGTCATAGTAACCAGCCAATAACCAGTATGCAGGACATGGATGCAGCAAAGGGTGCTTCCTCAGATCCCTCACCATCTAGGTATTTTTCTACAGGCTGTTCTATCTGTGATC harbors:
- the LOC121585347 gene encoding myelin-associated glycoprotein isoform X2 encodes the protein MGSEKLPHRFLIHCIWLGDSSSVIKDYKGRTELVGDLRQNNCSLRIDPLHHSDKGPFTFRLEIKDHSKASYKDDTVSIAVSSSPDPPSLSVREEVKVGEEVSASCSVSHSCPSDPPLLTWSHSGTPSIQSQQQTNGQWEVTSSLTIRSTIADNNQSLVCTAAYRGGKTVRSSKTLNVKYAPVDVKVEGVSSVKEGDSVELRCSSDSNPAVHSYRWHNSRGPLPTTGPTITLENVTRLTEALYCTAINTEGLGQSSPLKLSVEYPPVIKVGSACTSDSSMITCLCIVDSEPPGTVEWSLPAGLLPSTRVEMHGSVTMVTLQRALGFSETVHCNASNTQGNATLSFTVPTNDKMFMLYVSIGIAALVVVVILIIMSACLSTKKGGRSHSNQPITSMQDMDAAKGASSDPSPSRKEQKDSSSEIHTNYYTNDQLYSNIEAEEDGDPFECDGGDDGVYANV
- the LOC121585347 gene encoding myelin-associated glycoprotein isoform X3; this encodes MGSEKLPHRFLIHCIWLGGSPDPPSLSVREEVKVGEEVSASCSVSHSCPSDPPLLTWSHSGTPSIQSQQQTNGQWEVTSSLTIRSTIADNNQSLVCTAAYRGGKTVRSSKTLNVKYAPVDVKVEGVSSVKEGDSVELRCSSDSNPAVHSYRWHNSRGPLPTTGPTITLENVTRLTEALYCTAINTEGLGQSSPLKLSVEYPPVIKVGSACTSDSSMITCLCIVDSEPPGTVEWSLPAGLLPSTRVEMHGSVTMVTLQRALGFSETVHCNASNTQGNATLSFTVPTNDKMFMLYVSIGIAALVVVVILIIMSACLSTKKGGRSHSNQPITSMQDMDAAKGASSDPSPSRKEQKDSSSEIHTNYYTNDQLYSNIEAEEDGDPFECDGGDDGVYANV
- the LOC121585347 gene encoding sialic acid-binding Ig-like lectin 12 isoform X1, encoding MGSEKLPHRFLIHCIWLGVMGVDASSWTAEVPSSVSGLYGSCIVIPCSFNYPEPKIKPFELTGIWFKGAYEVIYHPDSSSVIKDYKGRTELVGDLRQNNCSLRIDPLHHSDKGPFTFRLEIKDHSKASYKDDTVSIAVSSSPDPPSLSVREEVKVGEEVSASCSVSHSCPSDPPLLTWSHSGTPSIQSQQQTNGQWEVTSSLTIRSTIADNNQSLVCTAAYRGGKTVRSSKTLNVKYAPVDVKVEGVSSVKEGDSVELRCSSDSNPAVHSYRWHNSRGPLPTTGPTITLENVTRLTEALYCTAINTEGLGQSSPLKLSVEYPPVIKVGSACTSDSSMITCLCIVDSEPPGTVEWSLPAGLLPSTRVEMHGSVTMVTLQRALGFSETVHCNASNTQGNATLSFTVPTNDKMFMLYVSIGIAALVVVVILIIMSACLSTKKGGRSHSNQPITSMQDMDAAKGASSDPSPSRKEQKDSSSEIHTNYYTNDQLYSNIEAEEDGDPFECDGGDDGVYANV